The following proteins are encoded in a genomic region of Cricetulus griseus strain 17A/GY chromosome 7, alternate assembly CriGri-PICRH-1.0, whole genome shotgun sequence:
- the LOC113836888 gene encoding keratin-associated protein 9-1-like, whose translation MTNSCCSPCCQPTCCRTTCCRTTCWRPSCVTSCCQPCCQPSCCGSSCCQPCCQTTCCRTCFQPSCVSSCCRTPCCQPCCCVSSCCQPCCQPSCCQPCCQPSCCESSCCQPRCCISSCCQPCCQPCCKPCCKPCCKPFCLDLCCQPACSGPVTCTRTCYQPTCVCVPGCLSQGCGSSCCEPCGC comes from the coding sequence ATGACCAACTCCTGCTGCTCTCCTTGCTGCCAGCCTACCTGTTGCAggaccacctgctgcaggaccacctgctggagaccaagctgtgtgaccagctgctgccagccttgctgccagcccagctgctgtggctccagctgctgccagcctTGCTGCCAAACCACCTGCTGTAGGACCTGCTTCCAGCCAAGCTGTGTGAGCAGCTGCTGCCGCACaccctgctgccagccctgctgctgtgtgtccagctgttgccagccctgctgccagcccagctgctgccagccctgctgccagcccagctgctgtgAGTCTAGCTGCTGCCAGCCCAGGTGCTGTATCTCTAGCTGTTGCCagccctgctgccagccctgctgcaAGCCCTGTTGCAAGCCTTGCTGCAAGCCCTTCTGCCTTGACCTGTGCTgccagccagcttgctctggacCTGTGACCTGCACTAGGACTTGCTACCAGcccacatgtgtctgtgtgcctggctGTCTGTCCCAAGGCTGTGGGTCCAGCTGCTGTGAGCCCTGTGGTTGTTGA
- the LOC100770592 gene encoding keratin-associated protein 9-1-like isoform X2, with product MTNSCCSPCCQPTCCRTTCCRTTCWRPSCVSSCCQPCCQPSCCGSSCCQPCCQTTCCRTCFQPSCVSSCCRTPCCQPCCCVSSCCQPCCQPSCCQPSCCQPSCCQPSCCQPSCCESSCCQPRCCISSCCQPCCQPCCKPCCKPCCKPFCLDLCCQPACSGPVTCTRTCYHPTCVCVPGCLSQGCGSSCCEPCSC from the coding sequence ATGACCAACTCCTGCTGCTCTCCTTGCTGCCAGCCTACCTGTTGCAggaccacctgctgcaggaccacctgctggagaccaagctgtgtgtccagctgctgccagccctgctgccagcccagctgctgtggctccagctgctgccagcctTGCTGCCAAACCACCTGCTGTAGGACCTGCTTCCAGCCAAGCTGTGTGAGCAGCTGCTGCCGCACaccctgctgccagccctgctgctgtgtgtccagctgctgccagccctgctgtcagcccagctgctgccagcccagctgttGCCAGCCCAGttgctgccagcccagctgctgccagcccagctgctgtgagtccagctgctgccagcccaggTGCTGTATCTCTAGCTGTTGCCagccctgctgccagccctgctgcaAGCCCTGTTGCAAGCCTTGCTGCAAGCCCTTCTGCCTCGACCTGTGCTgccagccagcttgctctggacCTGTGACCTGCACTAGGACTTGCTACCATcccacatgtgtctgtgtgcctggctGTCTGTCCCAAGGCTGTGGGTCCAGCTGCTGTGAGCCCTGTAGTTGTTGA
- the LOC100770592 gene encoding keratin-associated protein 9-9-like isoform X3, translating to MTNSCCSPCCQPTCCRTTCCRTTCWRPSCVTSCCQPCCQPSCCGSSCCQPCCQTTCCRTCFQPSCVSSCCRTPCCQPCCCVSSCCQPCCQPSCCQPSCCQPSCCQPSCCQPSCCESSCCQPRCCISSCCQPCCQPCCKPCCKPCCKPFCLDLCCQPACSGPVTCTRTCYQPTCVCVPGCLSQGCGSSCCEPCGC from the coding sequence ATGACCAACTCCTGCTGCTCTCCTTGCTGCCAGCCTACCTGTTGCAggaccacctgctgcaggaccacctgctggagaccaagctgtgtgaccagctgctgccagccctgctgccagcccagctgctgtggctccagctgctgccagcctTGCTGCCAAACCACCTGCTGTAGGACCTGCTTCCAGCCAAGCTGTGTGAGCAGCTGCTGTCGCACACCttgctgccagccctgctgctgtGTGTCCAGCTGTTGCCAGCCCTGCTGTCAgcccagctgctgccagcccagctgttgccagcccagctgctgccagcccagctgctgccagcccagctgctgtgagtccagctgctgccagcccaggTGCTGTATCTCTAGCTGTTGCCagccctgctgccagccctgctgcaAGCCCTGTTGCAAGCCTTGCTGCAAGCCCTTCTGCCTCGACCTGTGCTgccagccagcttgctctggacCTGTGACCTGCACTAGGACTTGCTACCAGcccacatgtgtctgtgtgcctggctGCCTGTCCCAAGGCTGTGGGTCCAGCTGCTGTGAGCCCTGTGGTTGTTGA